A region from the Hydra vulgaris chromosome 08, alternate assembly HydraT2T_AEP genome encodes:
- the LOC136083433 gene encoding uncharacterized protein LOC136083433 yields MESTKWNKKIKNKTASSFNSKFTQKVTKIKRYQWSSVDMTNAIAAVEISSMSQREAALQFSVHRSFLGKYFRGDSVLGVRPGPSPILSSNLEDKLVEYAATRATLGFGSGKRQFKKYGSDLAMKHNLKFKHSTSSEKWWRLFNKRHKNLVLRKPEGTSSVRHQCMSVPKVAKYFYSLHEVLQETHALLKPSLIWNMDESGLQMDFKPPKTIAKRGTKHLQSRTTRKCETITIIAAINAASCLVPPHLIEKDKTIRSFQSFNTTDAPSGSNWSFIETGWTKEGNACLWFINTFLPNIGRDRPHVLIVDGHDSHNSVELLSVAIENNIHIVEMPAQCLHWLQPLDRTVFGPLKTYYNQICHEFINKYPGVTVDKPTFCGLFKKTWDQALTADNIISGFQSCGIQSICYSKHSLLA; encoded by the coding sequence ATGGAAAGCACAAAATggaacaagaaaataaaaaataaaactgcctCTAGTTTTAACTCAAAGTTTACCCAGAAAGTGACAAAGATTAAGAGATATCAGTGGTCTAGTGTTGATATGACAAATGCAATTGCAGCTGTCGAAATTAGTTCAATGTCACAACGAGAAGCTGCATTACAGTTCAGTGTTCACCGGTCATTCCTTGGTAAATATTTTAGAGGAGATTCAGTTCTTGGTGTTAGACCTGGACCTAGTCCAATATTATCTAGCAATTTAGAGGACAAGTTAGTTGAATATGCAGCAACAAGGGCTACACTTGGATTTGGATCTggaaaaagacaatttaaaaaatatggttcTGATTTAGCCATGAAacacaatttaaagtttaaacattcAACTTCTTCAGAAAAATGGTGGCGCCTATTCAATAAGCgacataaaaatttagttttgcgAAAGCCTGAAGGTACTTCATCAGTTCGCCATCAATGCATGTCTGTTCCAAAAGTAGCAAAATATTTCTATTCACTGCATGAAGTTTTGCAGGAAACTCATGCACTTTTAAAGCCATCTTTGATTTGGAATATGGATGAGTCCGGGTTACAGATGGACTTTAAACCTCcaaaaacaattgcaaaaagAGGTACAAAACACCTTCAATCTCGTACAACAAGAAAATGTGAAACCATAACCATTATTGCTGCTATAAATGCTGCAAGTTGTTTAGTGCCTCCACATTTaatagaaaaagataaaacaattaGGTCTTTTCAATCTTTCAATACTACAGATGCACCTTCAGGCTCAAATTGGAGTTTTATAGAAACAGGTTGGACAAAGGAAGGGAATGCTTGTCTTTGGTTCATTAATACTTTCTTGCCTAACATAGGCAGAGATAGGCCACACGTTCTCATAGTTGATGGCCACGATTCTCATAACTCAGTTGAATTATTGTCTGTTGCAATCgaaaataatattcatattGTGGAAATGCCAGCACAATGTTTGCATTGGCTCCAGCCTCTAGATCGAACAGTATTTGGTCCTCTTAAAACATATTACAATCAAATCTGtcatgaatttataaataaatatcctGGAGTTACTGTTGACAAGCCAACTTTTTGTGGTCTTTTCAAGAAAACCTGGGACCAAGCCCTCACAGCTGATAATATTATTTCAGGGTTTCAATCATGTGGCATACAATCCATCTGCTATTCCAAGCACAGCTTACTTGCCTAA